ACTTGGCCACGACGCCGATATGAGGTATGATTTTGTGTACCTGCAAGGTGTCAATAGAAAAGTGGAGGAAAGACTTTGAGGATCTATTTCTATCGAATCGACTCGAATGCTAGACTTTTCCACGAGAACTCCGAGCTAACGGATAAAAAGTTTTTAGACTTCTTTTTCACTCATCTAGAAAAAAATCGGACCGGCAAATATCCGGAATATTCCTATATCTCACCTTGTGGGAAAGAAATGAATTTTGTACAAACGGAACATTACCCGATTTTGTTTAAAAATAGAATAGAAGATAAACTCTATTATGGAGGAG
This genomic window from Leptospira neocaledonica contains:
- a CDS encoding DUF4505 family protein codes for the protein MRIYFYRIDSNARLFHENSELTDKKFLDFFFTHLEKNRTGKYPEYSYISPCGKEMNFVQTEHYPILFKNRIEDKLYYGGEKGILFQPENLKFDSFGNLLHPFQKEIWGRISSEILLDPELEWRENPENWDLIWKERKFQIPKFRA